The proteins below come from a single Balaenoptera musculus isolate JJ_BM4_2016_0621 chromosome 1, mBalMus1.pri.v3, whole genome shotgun sequence genomic window:
- the PTCH2 gene encoding protein patched homolog 2 isoform X4, with product MPPIPASMARPPPLGELPPGYTPPARSAAPQILAGSLQAPLWLRAYFQGLLFSLGCGIQRHCGKVLFLGLLAFGALALGLRVAIIETDLEQLWVEAGSRVSQELQYTKEKLGEEAAYTSQMLIQTPRQEGENVLTPEALGLHLQAALTASKVQVSLYGKSWDLNKICYKSGVPLIENGMIERMIEKLFPCVILTPLDCFWEGAKLQGGSAYLPGRPDIQWTNLDPEQLLEELGPFASLEGFRELLDKAQVGQAYVGRPCLHPDDLHCPSSAPNHHSRQAPNVAQELSGGCHGFSHKFMHWQEELLLGGLARDPRGQLLRAEALQSTFLLMSPRQLYEHFRGDYQTHDIGWSEEQASTVLQAWQRRFVQLAQEALPGNASQQIHAFSSTTLDDILHAFSEVSAARVVGGYLLMLAYACVTMLRWDCAQSQGAVGLAGVLLVALAVASGLGLCALLGIAFNAATTQVLPFLALGIGVDDIFLLAHAFTEAPPGTPLQERTGECLQRTGTSVALTSINNMVAFFMAALVPIPALRAFSLQVRPHKRGPGSGWAWSRGRPHPGFVPLLSIPQAAVVVGCNFAAMMLVFPAVLSLDLHRRHCQRLDVLCCFSSPCSARVIQILPQELGDRTVPVGIAHLTATVQAFAHCEASSQHVVTILPPQAHLVPPPSDPLASELFSPGGSTRDLLGQEEGTRQKAACKSLACARWNLAHFARSQFAPLLLQSHTKAMVLVLFGALLGLSLYGSTLVQDGLALTDVVPRGTKEHAFLSAQLRYFSLYEVALVTQGGFDYAHSQRALFDLHQRFSSLKAVLPPPATQAPRTWLHYYRNWLQGIQAAFDQDWASGHITRHSYRNGSEDGALAYKLLIQTGDAQEPLDFSQLTTRKLVDKDGLIPPELFYMGLTMWVSSDPLGLAASQANFYPPPPEWLHDKYDTTGENLRSTGPGSDDHGALWHHGFPGHQAERHPRGDPCGVCRHWCRVHGPCGSGLPDLPG from the exons ATGCCCCCCATCCCCGCCAGCATGGCTCGGCCACCACCCCTCGGGGAGCTGCCCCCGGGCTACACACCCCCAGCTCGATCTGCAGCACCCCAG ATCCTAGCTGGGAGCCTTCAGGCTCCACTCTGGCTTCGTGCTTACTTCCAGGGCCTGCTCTTCTCTCTGGGCTGCGGGATCCAGAGACACTGTGGCAAAGTGCTCTTCCTGGGACTTTTGGCCTTTGGGGCCCTAGCACTGGGTCTCCGCGTGGCCATCATTGAGACAGACCTAGAACAGCTCTGGGTGGAAG CGGGCAGCCGGGTGAGCCAAGAGCTGCAATACACCAAGGAGAAGCTGGGGGAGGAGGCTGCATACACCTCCCAGATGTTGATACAGACCCCGCGCCAGGAGGGGGAGAATGTCCTCACGCCTGAGGCACTTGGCCTCCACCTCCAGGCAGCCCTCACCGCCAGTAAAGTGCAAGTATCACTCTATGGAAA GTCCTGGGATTTGAACAAAATCTGCTACAAGTCAGGAGTTCCCCTAATTGAAAACGGAATGATTGAGCGG ATGATTGAGAAGCTGTTTCCCTGCGTGATCCTCACCCCCCTCGACTGCTTCTGGGAAGGAGCCAAACTCCAAGGGGGCTCTGCCTACTTGCC GGGCCGCCCCGACATCCAGTGGACCAACCTGGATCCAGAGCAGCTGCTGGAGGAGCTGGGCCCCTTTGCCTCCCTTGAGGGCTTCCGGGAGCTGCTAGACAAGGCACAGGTGGGCCAGGCCTACGTGGGGCGGCCCTGTCTGCACCCTGACGACCTCCACTGCCCATCTAGTGCCCCTAACCATCACAGCAGGCAG GCTCCCAATGTGGCTCAGGAGTTGAGCGGGGGCTGCCATGGCTTCTCCCACAAGTTCATGCACTGGCAGGAGGAACTGCTGCTGGGAGGCCTGGCCAGAGACCCCCGAGGACAGCTGCTGAG GGCAGAGGCCCTGCAGAGCACCTTCCTGCTGATGAGTCCCCGCCAGCTCTATGAGCACTTCCGGGGCGACTACCAGACGCACGACATCGGCTGGAGCGAGGAGCAGGCCAGCACGGTGCTGCAGGCCTGGCAGCGGCGCTTCGTGCAG CTGGCGCAGGAGGCCCTGCCTGGGAACGCGTCCCAGCAGATCCACGCCTTCTCCTCCACCACCCTGGATGACATCCTGCACGCCTTCTCTGAAGTCAGCGCTGCCCGCGTGGTGGGAGGCTACCTGCTCATG ctgGCCTACGCCTGCGTGACAATGCTGCGGTGGGACTGTGCTCAGTCCCAGGGTGCCGTGGGCCTCGCCGGGGTGCTGCTGGTGGCCCTGGCGGTGGCCTCGGGCCTCGGGCTCTGCGCCCTGCTCGGCATCGCCTTCAATGCCGCCACTACCCAG GTGCTGCCCTTCTTGGCACTGGGCATTGGCGTGGATGACATATTCCTGCTGGCACATGCCTTCACAGAGGCTCCACCTGGCACCCCTCTCCAG GAGCGCACAGGTGAGTGTCTGCAGCGCACAGGCACCAGCGTTGCACTCACATCCATCAACAACATGGTCGCCTTCTTCATGGCTGCCCTAGTTCCCATCCCTGCACTGCGGGCCTTCTCCTTGCAGGTGAGGCCTCACAAACGGGGCCCGGGCTCAGGGTGGGCATGGAGCCGGGGCAGGCCTCATCCAGGCTTTGTGCCCCTCCTGTCCATCCCGCAGGCGGCAGTAGTGGTTGGCTGCAACTTTGCAGCCATGATGCTTGTCTTCCCAGCGGTCCTCAGCCTGGACCTGCACCGGCGCCACTGCCAGCGCCTTGATGTGCTCTGCTGCTTCTCTAG ccCCTGCTCTGCTCGGGTGATTCAGATTCtgccccaggagctgggggatAGGACAGTACCAGTGGGCATTGCTCACCTGACTGCCACTGTTCAGGCATTTGCGCACTGTGAAGCCAGCAGCCAGCATGTGGTCACCATCCTGCCTCCCCAAGCCCACCTGGTGCCCCCACCTTCTGACCCACTGGCCTCTGAGCTCTTCAGCCCAGGAGGGTCAACACGGGACCTTCTaggccaggaggaggggacaAGGCAGAAGGCAGCCTGCAAGTCCCTGGCCTGCGCCCGCTGGAATCTTGCCCATTTCGCCCGATCTCAGTTTGCACCCTTGCTGCTCCAGTCCCACACCAAG GCCATGGTGCTGGTACTTTTTGGGGCTCTTCTGGGCCTGAGCCTCTATGGATCGACCTTGGTGCAGGATGGGCTGGCCCTGACAGATGTGGTGCCTCGGGGCACCAAGGAGCATGCCTTCCTGAGCGCCCAGCTCAGGTACTTCTCTCTGTACGAGGTGGCCCTGGTGACACAGGGTGGCTTTGACTACGCCCACTCCCAACGCGCCCTCTTTGATCTGCACCAGCGCTTCAGTTCCCTCAAGGCGGTGCTGCCCCCACCGGCCACGCAGGCACCCCGCACCTGGCTGCACTATTACCGCAACTGGCTACAGG GAATCCAGGCTGCGTTTGACCAGGACTGGGCTTCTGGGCACATCACCCGCCACTCATACCGCAATGGCTCTGAGGATGGGGCCCTAGCCTACAAGCTGCTCATCCAGACCGGGGATGCCCAGGAGCCTCTGGATTTCAGCCAG CTGACCACAAGGAAGCTGGTGGACAAGGATGGGCTGATTCCACCTGAGCTCTTCTACATGGGGCTGACCATGTGGGTGAGCAGTGACCCCCTGGGTCTGGCAGCCTCACAGGCCAACTTCTACCCCCCACCTCCCGAGTGGCTGCATGACAAGTACGACACCACCGGGGAGAACCTTCGCA gtacTGGTCCTGGCAGTGATGACCATGGAGCTCTTTGGCATCATGGGTTTCCTGGGCATCAAGCTGAGCGCCATCCCCGTGGTGATCCTTGTGGCGTCTGTAGGCATTGGTGTCGAGTTCACGGTCCATGTGGCTCTG GGCTTCCTGACCTCCCAGGGTAG